One segment of Cyprinus carpio isolate SPL01 chromosome B20, ASM1834038v1, whole genome shotgun sequence DNA contains the following:
- the LOC122141046 gene encoding E3 ubiquitin-protein ligase pellino homolog 2-like: MLQPNQHDHDRSKDPVKYGELVILGYNGSLPGGDRGRKRSRFALYRRAKANGVKPSAVHILSNPHDSKVHASFTL, from the exons ATGTTGCAACCGAACCAACACGACCATGACCGCTCCAAAGATCCGGTGAAATACGGAGAACTGGTGATTCTCGG GTATAATGGCTCTCTTCCCGGAGGAGACCGCGGTCGAAAGAGGAGCCGCTTTGCTCTTTACAGGAGGGCCAAAGCTAACGGCGTCAAGCCCAGCGCCGTGCACATCCTCAGCAACCCACACGACAGCAAGGTGCATGCTTCCTTCACACTTTAG
- the LOC109069333 gene encoding ADP-ribosylation factor 6 — MGKMLSKIFGNKEMRILMLGLDAAGKTTILYKLKLGQSVTTIPTVGFNVETVTYKNVKFNVWDVGGQDKIRPLWRHYYTGTQGLIFVVDCADRDRIDEARQELHRIINDREMRDAIILIFANKQDLPDAMKPHEIQEKLGLTRIRDRNWYVQPSCATTGDGLYEGLTWLTSNYKS, encoded by the coding sequence ATGGGGAAGATGCTTTCGAAGATCTTCGGCAACAAGGAGATGAGAATATTGATGCTTGGACTGGACGCGGCGGGAAAGACGACGATCCTTTACAAACTCAAACTGGGACAGTCGGTCACCACCATCCCGACGGTGGGCTTCAACGTGGAGACCGTCACGTACAAGAACGTCAAGTTCAACGTCTGGGACGTGGGCGGGCAGGATAAGATCCGGCCGCTGTGGCGGCACTATTACACCGGAACCCAAGGCTTGATCTTCGTGGTGGACTGTGCGGACCGCGACCGGATCGACGAGGCTAGACAGGAGCTGCATCGCATCATTAACGACCGCGAGATGCGCGACGCCATCATCTTGATCTTCGCCAACAAGCAAGACCTTCCTGATGCCATGAAGCCGCACGAGATCCAGGAGAAGCTGGGCTTGACTCGGATCAGAGATCGCAATTGGTACGTTCAGCCCTCCTGCGCTACGACGGGCGACGGACTCTACGAAGGGCTCACGTGGCTCACGTCCAACTACAAATCCTAA
- the LOC109069301 gene encoding E3 ubiquitin-protein ligase pellino homolog 2-like encodes FISRNQTVVVEYCHDNDTDMFQIGRSTESPIDFVVTDTPGASQESDDSCSAPSTISRFACRIVCDRNPPYTARIYAAGFDSSKNIFLGEKATKWKNPDGHMDGLTTNGVLVMHPVGFPEEPKQGLWREISVCGDVYALRETRSGPIRGQLAQGESSALQDGSLVDLCGATLLWRTADGLLKAPTLRHLDALRLELNAARPQCPVGLSTLAFPSLPRSHSLEERQPWAYLSCGHVHGRHDWGQRPEGHRERSEGPGGRRECPLCRSLGPYVPLWLGAEPGFYTDAGAPTHAFVPCGHVCSENTARYWAVTPLPHGTHAFRPTCPFCSAPLSGGPGVTRLIFQGPID; translated from the exons TTTATCTCCAGGAACCAGACGGTGGTGGTGGAGTACTGCCATGATAACGACACCGACATGTTCCAG ATCGGTCGCTCCACCGAGAGCCCCATAGACTTCGTGGTGACAGACACTCCGGGAGCGTCCCAGGAGAGCGACGACTCGTGCTCGGCCCCCAGCACCATCTCCCGCTTCGCCTGCAGGATCGTCTGCGACCGGAACCCGCCCTACACCGCCCGCATCTACGCCGCCGGCTTCGACTCCTCCAAGAACATCTTCCTCGGG GAGAAAGCAACTAAGTGGAAGAATCCGGACGGGCACATGGACGGACTGACGACCAACGGCGTTCTGGTGATGCATCCTGTGGGATTCCCAGAAGAGCCCAAGCAGGGCTTGTGGAGAGAGATCTCGGTGTGTGGAGACGTGTACGCTCTCAGAGAGACCCGATCCGGGCCCATCCGCGGCCAGCTG GCGCAGGGCGAGAGCAGCGCGCTGCAGGACGGTTCTCTGGTCGATCTCTGCGGGGCGACGCTGCTCTGGAGGACAGCTGACGGTCTGCTGAAGGCCCCGACCCTGCGGCACCTGGATGCCCTGCGTCTGGAGCTGAACGCGGCACGGCCGCAGTGTCCGGTGGGTCTGAGCACGCTGGCCTTCCCCAGCCTCCCGCGGAGCCACAGTCTGGAGGAGCGCCAGCCCTGGGCCTACCTCTCCTGCGGACACGTGCACGGCCGGCACGACTGGGGCCAGCGGCCCGAGGGCCACCGCGAGCGCAGCGAGGGCCCCGGCGGCCGCCGCGAGTGCCCGCTCTGCCGGAGCCTAGGGCCCTATGTGCCGCTGTGGCTGGGGGCAGAGCCGGGCTTCTACACGGACGCCGGGGCCCCGACTCACGCCTTTGTTCCCTGCGGTCACGTGTGCTCCGAGAACACGGCTCGATACTGGGCCGTCACGCCGCTGCCTCACGGGACACACGCCTTCAGACCCACCTGCCCCTTCTGCTCGGCCCCGCTGTCCGGCGGCCCCGGGGTCACACGCCTCATCTTCCAGGGTCCCATCGATTGA